One Echeneis naucrates chromosome 1, fEcheNa1.1, whole genome shotgun sequence DNA segment encodes these proteins:
- the prr36a gene encoding mucin-12, with amino-acid sequence MKPDGVSMETTEPTEPSSSQDMTEQASSKVDKTANDAAPTTAPKTNGKPLTSESKVKPKAVASKTQHTGKSTGASVPNSRPGTASHRMLNDIKSSNNVSAAAVKKTSTTSSKASTSGAVPKRPLGVAGVSTTVKNQTRVPDKKSVGPTRTTSVAAATATNGTKPTPMNGASKKGPVAETVAMKPKTTATPSRMGGPKPSTLTSTKTRSTALLKTTRPATAPSTARPASTTPRGTAATAKASTNLAAKTSASRLTTAPSTGRTTAAQLSKSAAAKKDASQPPSATVAKKPTTGATSGATKKPEPSKVVATAKLNAVPKNSEVAKATEPKVSQPKTQSQPPTKKLVASTRFPATNKPLPGRTVPTSSVSKPANGGTPQAKRGNKPTQTVPPFTFVKKTGVLSAATLDGEAHSAAGAAVAAATAAAVLVATQADSPVASPQEPSLAAPVSEEVPSPQDTPPLVVPQEPEQSHVAVPTPPKSPVSAALPQIPSNQQLEIGPPLLTQEQIPHPAEPTSPPVASRPDQSDELAYLLSNQTPSTSKTLIAASNTIPQIIPPPNLNEEEDEEERERSQLVSMSEISGTTQATEESHPGSAGPVGGSAWRASGALLSELDSEDVSGSQQGASDFSTPGVMEGTESMDDLGDGSLKGAIDMEGASAGSPDSEKVPDIPVNDYDEEEDDDYDDNDHVCDMDVGSERTDELQRPRHDNDVDDEEEDEDVEMASEGVTESGLESYGNADEDDFAEDERLDNLNRVAQPPPPPPQLPAAPAAQWDQPNPFADYWAEPLQPQQVLQPVSQEEGAAAASPVVDPYQADSETPTQTTAQAWLEFGSASFVNENQDAPHHPSVQDEPQNVATPMYLDHPSPALMQTQAPAPLSATGMSLSSTLSSETSTPEELGDYKRDGKLQSQDAQVSMLSPQHNLDYQDLGFHENRDRELEVEEEAEAETLPADEVLGGPTTAPTSNPSSASLTEDEASDTEGEAQLDDSLDSPAVSNVTLEGQPPGQRCLSTVEEGEEAETEDAGAGEDTTPPSATSLASYGFDTMTTASNSNAQSTGESCIKSPGIFSLEELPEEAKEPCLIPEPLDQPCLAEQQYIECGKQGGDSGPVQEEVPGSQEDLSTLGTFQQPEENPDDIQAPYYSAICEKTENSFAGLNALPHPHRRDHAAYPRTYCDIVIPHGASVGPPKLTCADLPPRSRGQQALSPQLLRLEQHQRQLLEMQQRRGQQSKPLEEVGREEEQRKKKEEAEEEIKRNKEESRKRKPAEIAKKKEEEKVRKEQEQELKQRRDLELQLQQQQQELKQRQQIMQWQQELRQSNKGQTVLLSPSSGLCTIYEALENSEEEAEDAEQGIKKEEAKKEMSDQEAEDDCERMLSDEDKQRDSAVLAENPASHQDSPRTPSSPSQDGDSSSPPESPERPPPLDLDWGKKADIVQQLINQTLLLNGDSCSSLLLMPGGAGGTLSPLESSLWPSLLPPLTPPSATVTSVSSFSPEATGSSPQGEWTVVELETHH; translated from the exons ATGAAACCGGATGGGGTTAGCATGGAAACCACAGAGCCCACTGAACCCTCTTCATCGCAGGACATGACAGAGCAAGCATCATCTAAAGTAGATAAGACCGCAAATGATGCAGCACCCACGACTGCTCCCAAAACCAATGGAAAGCCACTAACATCGGAGTCCAAAGTCAAACCCAAAGCTGTTGCAAgtaaaacacagcacacagggaAATCTACTGGGGCTTCTGTACCCAACTCACGACCAGGTACTGCGTCACACCGGATGCTGAATGACATCAAATCCTCCAACaatgtttctgcagctgcagtcaaaaAAACATCTACAACTTCATCAAAAGCATCAACATCAGGAGCTGTACCTAAAAGACCACTTGGTGTAGCAGGAGTTTCCACCACGGTCAAGAACCAAACTCGAGTGCCTGACAAGAAGTCTGTTGGACCCACACGGACTacctctgttgctgctgctacAGCAACAAATGGTACCAAGCCAACACCAATGAATGGCGCTTCTAAGAAGGGACCGGTGGCTGAGACTGTTGCAATGAAACCCAAAACCACAG ctACTCCAAGCAGAATGGGGGGCCCAAAACCCAGCACTTTGACATCAACAAAAACCAGAAGTACTGCTCTTTTAAAGACCACACG GCCTGCTACAGCTCCCTCAACAGCTCGGCCTGCATCCACCACACCAAGGGGCACGGCTGCTACAGCCAAGGCCTCCACAAATTTAGCTGCCAAAACATCTGCTTCTAGACTTACTACAGCACCTTCTACTGGCAGGACCACAGCTGCACAGCTTTCAAAAAGTGCTGCAGCTAAGAAGG aTGCTAGTCAACCACCTTCAGCTACAGTGGCTAAGAAACCTACTACCGGTGCAACATCAGGCGCTACAAAAAAGCCTGAACCCTCAAAAGTTGTGGCCACCGCAAAGCTTAATGCTGTCCCCAAAAACTCTGAGGTAGCAAAGGCCACTGAGCCCAAAGTGTCGCAGCCCAAAACACAGTCTCAACCTCCAACAAAGAAACTTGTAGCTTCTACTCGGTTCCCTGCCACTAATAAACCCCTACCTGGCCGTACTGTACCTACTTCTTCAGTCAGCAAACCTGCAAATGGAGGCACCCCTCAGGCAAAACGAGGAAACAAACCCACTCAGACTGTCCCACCTTTCACTTTTGTCAAGAAGACGGGGGTTTTAAGTGCGGCCACCCTTGATGGAGAAGCACACAGTGCTGCTGGTGCAGCGGTAGCAGCTGCCACGGCAGCAGCTGTTCTCGTAGCAACACAAGCAGACTCTCCAGTAGCCTCACCACAAGAACCATCCCTGGCTGCCCCTGTATCAGAAGAGGTCCCGTCCCCACAGGATACCCCACCATTGGTGGTACCTCAAGAGCCAGAGCAAAGCCATGTAGCTGTTCCCACTCCTCCAAAAAGCCCCGTCAGTGCAGCCTTACCACAAATACCTTCCAATCAACAGTTAGAAATTGGTCCTCCTTTACTGACACAGGAGCAGATCCCTCACCCAGCTGAGCCTACATCACCACCTGTGGCCTCCCGTCCAGACCAATCTGACGAACTTGCTTACTTGTTATCGAACCAAACCCCTTCCACGTCTAAAACCCTCATAGCGGCATCAAATACCATCCCTCAGATAATCCCTCCACCCAATCtaaatgaggaggaagatgaggaggagagagagagaagccagCTGGTTTCTATGTCTGAAATAAGTGGCACCACACAGGCCACAGAAGAATCCCATCCTGGGTCAGCTGGACCTGTGGGAGGTTCTGCTTGGCGAGCCAGTGGTGCCTTGCTGTCAGAACTGGACTCTGAGGATGTGAGCGGCAGCCAGCAGGGTGCATCTGACTTTAGCACCCCTGGTGTAATGGAAGGCACAGAGAGCATGGATGACCTGGGGGATGGCAGCCTCAAAGGAGCCATTGATATGGAAGGAGCCTCAGCAGGTTCCCCTGACTCTGAGAAGGTTCCTGACATTCCAGTCAATGATTatgatgaggaagaagatgatgacTACGATGACAATGACCATGTGTGTGACATGGACGTGGGCTCAGAGCGGACAGATGAACTGCAAAGGCCTAGACACGACAATGATgtggatgatgaagaggaggatgaagatgttGAAATGGCTAGTGAAGGCGTGACAGAGAGCGGGTTGGAAAGCTATGGCAATGCAGACGAGGATGACTTTGCTGAGGATGAACGGTTGGACAATTTAAACAGAGTGGCCCAGccgcctcctccccctccacagctgcctgctgccCCAGCTGCCCAGTGGGATCAACCAAACCCCTTTGCCGATTACTGGGCAGAAcctctgcagccacagcaggTTCTTCAGCCCGTCTCCCAGGAGGAAGGAGCCGCTGCAGCAAGTCCTGTGGTTGACCCCTATCAAGCAGACTCTGAGACCCCAACTCAGACCACAGCCCAAGCCTGGCTTGAATTTGGCTCTGCTTCCTTTGTTAATGAAAACCAAGATGCGCCCCATCATCCCTCAGTCCAAGATGAACCACAAAATGTAGCGACTCCAATGTACTTGGATCATCCCAGCCCTGCCCTGATGCAGACTCAGGCCCCAGCTCCCCTCTCTGCCACAGGCATGTCTCTGTCAAGCACCCTGAGCAGTGAGACCAGCACACCTGAGGAACTTGGTGACTACAAACGAGATGGGAAACTCCAGTCTCAAGATGCTCAAGTCTCTATGCTTTCTCCCCAGCATAACCTGGACTATCAGGATTTGGGCTTCCATGAGAATAGAGACAGGGAGTTAGAGGtagaagaagaagctgaggCAGAGACTCTGCCAGCTGATGAAGTCCTTGGAGGCCCCACAACTGCCCCTACTTCCAATCCCTCTTCTGCTTCTCTAACAGAGGATGAGGCGAGTGACACCGAGGGAGAGGCTCAGTTGGATGATTCTTTGGATAGTCCAGCAGTCAGTAACGTTACCCTCGAGGGCCAGCCTCCAGGGCAGCGCTGCCTGTCTAcagtggaggagggagaagaggctGAGACTGAAGATGCTGGTGCAGGTGAAGACACCACTCCGCCTTCAGCTACCTCATTGGCATCTTACGGCTTTGACACCATGACCACAGCTTCAAACTCCAATGCTCAGTCTACAGGAGAGAGCTGCATCAAGAGCCCCGGCATCTTCTCCCTGGAAGAGTTGCCTGAGGAGGCCAAGGAGCCCTGCCTCATCCCAGAGCCTCTTGACCAGCCATGCCTTGCAGAGCAGCAGTACATTGAATGTGGGAAGCAGGGAGGAGACTCTGGGCCTGTCCAGGAAGAAGTTCCAGGGTCACAGGAAGACCTTTCAACACTGGGCACTTTTCAGCAACCAGAGGAAAACCCAGATGACATCCAGGCTCCATACTATTCTGCTATCTGTGAAAAGACTGAGAACTCTTTTGCAG gCCTCAATGCACTACCGCACCCTCACCGCCGTGATCACGCAGCGTATCCCAGAACCTACTGTGACATCGTCATACCACATGGGGCCTCTGTTGGCCCACCAAAGCTGACCTGTGCTGACCTGCCACCCAGGAGCCGAGGGCAACAGGCATTGAGCCCCCAGCTCCTCAGACTGGAGCAACACCAGAGACAGCTTCTGGAGATGCAGCAACGCCGGGGTCAACAGAGCAAACCACTGGAGGAGGTGGGgcgagaggaggagcagaggaaaaagaaagaggaagcagaagaggaaataaaaaggaataaagaGGAGAGTCGGAAAAGAAAACCAGCAGAGATtgcaaagaagaaagaggaggaaaaagtgagGAAAGAGCAAGAGCAAGAGCTGAAGCAGAGGAGGGACCTTGAACTacaactgcagcagcaacaacaggaactgaaacaaaggcagcaaatCATGCAGTGGCAACAAGAGCTGCGACAGTCCAATAAAGGTCAGACAGTGCTGTTGTCGCCCTCCTCAGGCCTCTGCACCATCTATGAGGCCCTGGAAAATAGTGAAGAGGAGGCTGAAGATGCAGAACAGGGAATAAAGAAGGAAGAAGCCAAGAAAGAGATGTCTGATCAAGAGGCTGAGGATGACTGTGAGAGGATGCTAtcagatgaagacaaacaaagagactCGGCAGTGTTGGCTGAGAATCCTGCCTCTCACCAAGACTCCCCGCGCACACCCAGCAGCCCCTCGCAGGACGGAGATAGCTCCTCCCCTCCTGAGTCTCCAGAGCGCCCTCCCcccctggacctggactggggCAAGAAAGCGGACATAGTCCAGCAGCTGATCAACCAGACCTTACTGCTGAATGGAGACAGCTGTTCCTCCTTGCTGCTGATGCCAGGGGGGGCAGGCGGCACACTGAGCCCCCTGGAGAGCAGCCTGTGGCCCAGCCTGCTGCCGCCACTCACCCCCCCCTCTGCCACTGTCACTTCTGTCAGTAGTTTCTCCCCAGAGGCCACTGGAAGCTCTCCACAGGGGGAGTGGACAGTGGTGGAGCTGGAGACACATCACTGA